One Pyrus communis chromosome 4, drPyrComm1.1, whole genome shotgun sequence genomic region harbors:
- the LOC137731181 gene encoding ferredoxin-thioredoxin reductase, variable chain-like, translating to MGIATVAAAAASSSLNSSLRAAADAGQLKSFSFSFPSCWAVSFPHHKLTPTALTHCPWRRKLSRRVICEVAAADVSPSTSSDEPAATAFSKIGARVRVKVPLKVYHVPRVPEVDITGMEGELKQYVGLWKGKRISANLPYKVQFVVDVQGRGAVKFFAHLKEDEFEYL from the coding sequence ATGGGTATAGCAACAGTGGCAGCAGCCGCCGCCTCTTCATCCCTCAATTCATCCCTAAGGGCAGCAGCAGATGCGGGACAGCTGAAATCGTTCTCGTTCtctttcccttcttgttgggCAGTTTCATTTCCACATCACAAACTCACTCCCACCGCTCTCACCCACTGCCCGTGGAGGAGGAAATTAAGTAGAAGGGTTATTTGCGAGGTTGCTGCGGCCGATGTCTCTCCATCAACATCATCAGATGAACCCGCCGCCACCGCCTTCTCCAAAATAGGAGCTAGGGTTAGGGTGAAGGTGCCTCTGAAGGTGTACCACGTGCCCAGAGTTCCGGAGGTGGACATTACTGGCATGGAAGGTGAGCTCAAGCAGTACGTTGGGCTGTGGAAGGGCAAGCGGATTTCGGCCAATCTCCCTTATAAGGTGCAGTTCGTCGTCGATGTTCAAGGCCGTGGCGCAGTTAAGTTCTTCGCCCATCTCAAGGAGGATGAGTTCGAATATCTTTGA